A genomic window from Aquila chrysaetos chrysaetos chromosome 21, bAquChr1.4, whole genome shotgun sequence includes:
- the SEPTIN6 gene encoding septin-6 isoform X8 — protein MDTLFNTKFEGDPASHSQPGVQLKSNTYDLQESNVNLKLTIVSTVGFGDQINKEDSYKPIVEFIDAQFEAYLQEELKIKRVLHNYHDTRIHACLYFIAPTGHSLKSLDLVTMKKLDSKVNIIPIIAKSDAISKSELTKFKIKITSELVSNGVQIYQFPTDDESVAEINGTMNAHLPFAVIGSTEELKIGNKMMKARQYPWGTVQVENEAHCDFVKLREMLIRVNMEDLREQTHTRHYELYRRCKLEEMGFKDTDPDSKPFSLQETYEAKRNEFLGELQKKEEAMRQMFVQRVKEKEAELKEAEKELHEKFDRLKKLHQDEKKKLEDKKKSLDDEVNAFKQRKTAAELLQSQAQQAGGSQTLKRDKERKKLACCDPDPSVALCAG, from the exons ATGGACACGCTTTTCAACACCAAGTTTGAAGGTGACCCAGCATCTCACTCACAGCCTGGGGTCCAGCTGAAATCCAATACCTACGACCTGCAGGAGAGCAACGTCAACCTCAAGCTGACTATTGTGAGCACAGTAGGCTTTGGGGATCAGATCAATAAAGAGGACAG CTATAAGCCCATCGTTGAGTTCATTGATGCTCAGTTTGAAGCCTACCTGCAAGAAGAACTGAAGATAAAAAGGGTCTTGCACAATTACCATGACACCCGGATCCACGCTTGCTTGTACTTCATTGCTCCGACAGGCCACTCGCTGAAATCCCTGGACTTGGTAACAATGAAGAAGCTTGACAGCAAG GTGAACATCATTCCCATAATTGCCAAATCTGATGCCATTTCCAAGAGTGAGCTGaccaaatttaaaattaaaatcacaagTGAACTGGTCAGTAACGGGGTTCAGATCTACCAGTTCCCAACAGACGATGAATCCGTGGCGGAGATAAATGGGACAATGAAT GCCCACTTGCCGTTTGCAGTGATCGGGAGCACGGAGGAACTgaaaataggaaacaaaatgaTGAAAGCTCGTCAGTACCCCTGGGGCACAGTGCAGG TGGAGAATGAAGCTCACTGCGACTTTGTGAAGCTGCGGGAGATGCTGATCCGCGTGAACATGGAAGACCTTCGCGAACAGACCCACACACGCCACTATGAGTTGTACCGGCGATGTAAACTGGAAGAGATGGGTTTCAAGGACACCGATCCAGACAGCAAACCCTTCAG tttACAAGAAACTTACGAAGCCAAAAGAAATGAGTTCCTGGGggaactgcagaaaaaggaagaggcaatGAGGCAAATGTTTGTCCAAAGggtcaaggaaaaagaagcGGAGCTGAAGGAGGCTGAAAAAGAG CTGCACGAAAAGTTTGATCGCCTGAAGAAGTTAcatcaggatgaaaaaaagaagctagaGGATAAGAAGAAGTCTCTGGATGATGaagtaaatgcatttaaacaaaGGAAGACAGCAGCTGAATTGCTCCAATCTCAGGCTCAGCAGGCTGGAGGATCGCAAACTCTTAAAAgagataaggaaagaaaaaa actTGCTTGTTGTGACCCTGATCCGTCAGTCGCACTGTGTGCAGGCTAA
- the SEPTIN6 gene encoding septin-6 isoform X5 gives MAAASEGGRQGEGCRTVPLSGHVGFDSLPDQLVNKSVNHGFCFNILCVGETGLGKSTLMDTLFNTKFEGDPASHSQPGVQLKSNTYDLQESNVNLKLTIVSTVGFGDQINKEDSYKPIVEFIDAQFEAYLQEELKIKRVLHNYHDTRIHACLYFIAPTGHSLKSLDLVTMKKLDSKVNIIPIIAKSDAISKSELTKFKIKITSELVSNGVQIYQFPTDDESVAEINGTMNAHLPFAVIGSTEELKIGNKMMKARQYPWGTVQVENEAHCDFVKLREMLIRVNMEDLREQTHTRHYELYRRCKLEEMGFKDTDPDSKPFSLQETYEAKRNEFLGELQKKEEAMRQMFVQRVKEKEAELKEAEKELHEKFDRLKKLHQDEKKKLEDKKKSLDDEVNAFKQRKTAAELLQSQAQQAGGSQTLKRDKERKNFF, from the exons AT ggcggcggcctctGAGGGGGGTCGG cagGGTGAAGGCTGTCGTACTGTCCCGCTTTCTGGACACGTAGGATTTGACAGTTTGCCTGACCAGCTGGTTAATAAATCAGTTAATCATGGGTTTTGTTTCAACATCCTGTGTGTGG GGGAAACTGGCCTTGGTAAATCCACCCTTATGGACACGCTTTTCAACACCAAGTTTGAAGGTGACCCAGCATCTCACTCACAGCCTGGGGTCCAGCTGAAATCCAATACCTACGACCTGCAGGAGAGCAACGTCAACCTCAAGCTGACTATTGTGAGCACAGTAGGCTTTGGGGATCAGATCAATAAAGAGGACAG CTATAAGCCCATCGTTGAGTTCATTGATGCTCAGTTTGAAGCCTACCTGCAAGAAGAACTGAAGATAAAAAGGGTCTTGCACAATTACCATGACACCCGGATCCACGCTTGCTTGTACTTCATTGCTCCGACAGGCCACTCGCTGAAATCCCTGGACTTGGTAACAATGAAGAAGCTTGACAGCAAG GTGAACATCATTCCCATAATTGCCAAATCTGATGCCATTTCCAAGAGTGAGCTGaccaaatttaaaattaaaatcacaagTGAACTGGTCAGTAACGGGGTTCAGATCTACCAGTTCCCAACAGACGATGAATCCGTGGCGGAGATAAATGGGACAATGAAT GCCCACTTGCCGTTTGCAGTGATCGGGAGCACGGAGGAACTgaaaataggaaacaaaatgaTGAAAGCTCGTCAGTACCCCTGGGGCACAGTGCAGG TGGAGAATGAAGCTCACTGCGACTTTGTGAAGCTGCGGGAGATGCTGATCCGCGTGAACATGGAAGACCTTCGCGAACAGACCCACACACGCCACTATGAGTTGTACCGGCGATGTAAACTGGAAGAGATGGGTTTCAAGGACACCGATCCAGACAGCAAACCCTTCAG tttACAAGAAACTTACGAAGCCAAAAGAAATGAGTTCCTGGGggaactgcagaaaaaggaagaggcaatGAGGCAAATGTTTGTCCAAAGggtcaaggaaaaagaagcGGAGCTGAAGGAGGCTGAAAAAGAG CTGCACGAAAAGTTTGATCGCCTGAAGAAGTTAcatcaggatgaaaaaaagaagctagaGGATAAGAAGAAGTCTCTGGATGATGaagtaaatgcatttaaacaaaGGAAGACAGCAGCTGAATTGCTCCAATCTCAGGCTCAGCAGGCTGGAGGATCGCAAACTCTTAAAAgagataaggaaagaaaaaa ctttttttaa
- the SEPTIN6 gene encoding septin-6 isoform X3: MAAASEGGRQGEGCRTVPLSGHVGFDSLPDQLVNKSVNHGFCFNILCVGETGLGKSTLMDTLFNTKFEGDPASHSQPGVQLKSNTYDLQESNVNLKLTIVSTVGFGDQINKEDSYKPIVEFIDAQFEAYLQEELKIKRVLHNYHDTRIHACLYFIAPTGHSLKSLDLVTMKKLDSKVNIIPIIAKSDAISKSELTKFKIKITSELVSNGVQIYQFPTDDESVAEINGTMNAHLPFAVIGSTEELKIGNKMMKARQYPWGTVQVENEAHCDFVKLREMLIRVNMEDLREQTHTRHYELYRRCKLEEMGFKDTDPDSKPFSLQETYEAKRNEFLGELQKKEEAMRQMFVQRVKEKEAELKEAEKELHEKFDRLKKLHQDEKKKLEDKKKSLDDEVNAFKQRKTAAELLQSQAQQAGGSQTLKRDKERKNSGFL, translated from the exons AT ggcggcggcctctGAGGGGGGTCGG cagGGTGAAGGCTGTCGTACTGTCCCGCTTTCTGGACACGTAGGATTTGACAGTTTGCCTGACCAGCTGGTTAATAAATCAGTTAATCATGGGTTTTGTTTCAACATCCTGTGTGTGG GGGAAACTGGCCTTGGTAAATCCACCCTTATGGACACGCTTTTCAACACCAAGTTTGAAGGTGACCCAGCATCTCACTCACAGCCTGGGGTCCAGCTGAAATCCAATACCTACGACCTGCAGGAGAGCAACGTCAACCTCAAGCTGACTATTGTGAGCACAGTAGGCTTTGGGGATCAGATCAATAAAGAGGACAG CTATAAGCCCATCGTTGAGTTCATTGATGCTCAGTTTGAAGCCTACCTGCAAGAAGAACTGAAGATAAAAAGGGTCTTGCACAATTACCATGACACCCGGATCCACGCTTGCTTGTACTTCATTGCTCCGACAGGCCACTCGCTGAAATCCCTGGACTTGGTAACAATGAAGAAGCTTGACAGCAAG GTGAACATCATTCCCATAATTGCCAAATCTGATGCCATTTCCAAGAGTGAGCTGaccaaatttaaaattaaaatcacaagTGAACTGGTCAGTAACGGGGTTCAGATCTACCAGTTCCCAACAGACGATGAATCCGTGGCGGAGATAAATGGGACAATGAAT GCCCACTTGCCGTTTGCAGTGATCGGGAGCACGGAGGAACTgaaaataggaaacaaaatgaTGAAAGCTCGTCAGTACCCCTGGGGCACAGTGCAGG TGGAGAATGAAGCTCACTGCGACTTTGTGAAGCTGCGGGAGATGCTGATCCGCGTGAACATGGAAGACCTTCGCGAACAGACCCACACACGCCACTATGAGTTGTACCGGCGATGTAAACTGGAAGAGATGGGTTTCAAGGACACCGATCCAGACAGCAAACCCTTCAG tttACAAGAAACTTACGAAGCCAAAAGAAATGAGTTCCTGGGggaactgcagaaaaaggaagaggcaatGAGGCAAATGTTTGTCCAAAGggtcaaggaaaaagaagcGGAGCTGAAGGAGGCTGAAAAAGAG CTGCACGAAAAGTTTGATCGCCTGAAGAAGTTAcatcaggatgaaaaaaagaagctagaGGATAAGAAGAAGTCTCTGGATGATGaagtaaatgcatttaaacaaaGGAAGACAGCAGCTGAATTGCTCCAATCTCAGGCTCAGCAGGCTGGAGGATCGCAAACTCTTAAAAgagataaggaaagaaaaaa ttcgGGTTTCCTGTAG
- the SEPTIN6 gene encoding septin-6 isoform X2, whose translation MAAASEGGRQGEGCRTVPLSGHVGFDSLPDQLVNKSVNHGFCFNILCVGETGLGKSTLMDTLFNTKFEGDPASHSQPGVQLKSNTYDLQESNVNLKLTIVSTVGFGDQINKEDSYKPIVEFIDAQFEAYLQEELKIKRVLHNYHDTRIHACLYFIAPTGHSLKSLDLVTMKKLDSKVNIIPIIAKSDAISKSELTKFKIKITSELVSNGVQIYQFPTDDESVAEINGTMNAHLPFAVIGSTEELKIGNKMMKARQYPWGTVQVENEAHCDFVKLREMLIRVNMEDLREQTHTRHYELYRRCKLEEMGFKDTDPDSKPFSLQETYEAKRNEFLGELQKKEEAMRQMFVQRVKEKEAELKEAEKELHEKFDRLKKLHQDEKKKLEDKKKSLDDEVNAFKQRKTAAELLQSQAQQAGGSQTLKRDKERKNNPWLCTE comes from the exons AT ggcggcggcctctGAGGGGGGTCGG cagGGTGAAGGCTGTCGTACTGTCCCGCTTTCTGGACACGTAGGATTTGACAGTTTGCCTGACCAGCTGGTTAATAAATCAGTTAATCATGGGTTTTGTTTCAACATCCTGTGTGTGG GGGAAACTGGCCTTGGTAAATCCACCCTTATGGACACGCTTTTCAACACCAAGTTTGAAGGTGACCCAGCATCTCACTCACAGCCTGGGGTCCAGCTGAAATCCAATACCTACGACCTGCAGGAGAGCAACGTCAACCTCAAGCTGACTATTGTGAGCACAGTAGGCTTTGGGGATCAGATCAATAAAGAGGACAG CTATAAGCCCATCGTTGAGTTCATTGATGCTCAGTTTGAAGCCTACCTGCAAGAAGAACTGAAGATAAAAAGGGTCTTGCACAATTACCATGACACCCGGATCCACGCTTGCTTGTACTTCATTGCTCCGACAGGCCACTCGCTGAAATCCCTGGACTTGGTAACAATGAAGAAGCTTGACAGCAAG GTGAACATCATTCCCATAATTGCCAAATCTGATGCCATTTCCAAGAGTGAGCTGaccaaatttaaaattaaaatcacaagTGAACTGGTCAGTAACGGGGTTCAGATCTACCAGTTCCCAACAGACGATGAATCCGTGGCGGAGATAAATGGGACAATGAAT GCCCACTTGCCGTTTGCAGTGATCGGGAGCACGGAGGAACTgaaaataggaaacaaaatgaTGAAAGCTCGTCAGTACCCCTGGGGCACAGTGCAGG TGGAGAATGAAGCTCACTGCGACTTTGTGAAGCTGCGGGAGATGCTGATCCGCGTGAACATGGAAGACCTTCGCGAACAGACCCACACACGCCACTATGAGTTGTACCGGCGATGTAAACTGGAAGAGATGGGTTTCAAGGACACCGATCCAGACAGCAAACCCTTCAG tttACAAGAAACTTACGAAGCCAAAAGAAATGAGTTCCTGGGggaactgcagaaaaaggaagaggcaatGAGGCAAATGTTTGTCCAAAGggtcaaggaaaaagaagcGGAGCTGAAGGAGGCTGAAAAAGAG CTGCACGAAAAGTTTGATCGCCTGAAGAAGTTAcatcaggatgaaaaaaagaagctagaGGATAAGAAGAAGTCTCTGGATGATGaagtaaatgcatttaaacaaaGGAAGACAGCAGCTGAATTGCTCCAATCTCAGGCTCAGCAGGCTGGAGGATCGCAAACTCTTAAAAgagataaggaaagaaaaaa TAACCCATGGCTCTGTACTGAGTAA
- the SEPTIN6 gene encoding septin-6 isoform X6 produces the protein MAAASEGGRQGEGCRTVPLSGHVGFDSLPDQLVNKSVNHGFCFNILCVGETGLGKSTLMDTLFNTKFEGDPASHSQPGVQLKSNTYDLQESNVNLKLTIVSTVGFGDQINKEDSYKPIVEFIDAQFEAYLQEELKIKRVLHNYHDTRIHACLYFIAPTGHSLKSLDLVTMKKLDSKVNIIPIIAKSDAISKSELTKFKIKITSELVSNGVQIYQFPTDDESVAEINGTMNAHLPFAVIGSTEELKIGNKMMKARQYPWGTVQVENEAHCDFVKLREMLIRVNMEDLREQTHTRHYELYRRCKLEEMGFKDTDPDSKPFSLQETYEAKRNEFLGELQKKEEAMRQMFVQRVKEKEAELKEAEKELHEKFDRLKKLHQDEKKKLEDKKKSLDDEVNAFKQRKTAAELLQSQAQQAGGSQTLKRDKERKK, from the exons AT ggcggcggcctctGAGGGGGGTCGG cagGGTGAAGGCTGTCGTACTGTCCCGCTTTCTGGACACGTAGGATTTGACAGTTTGCCTGACCAGCTGGTTAATAAATCAGTTAATCATGGGTTTTGTTTCAACATCCTGTGTGTGG GGGAAACTGGCCTTGGTAAATCCACCCTTATGGACACGCTTTTCAACACCAAGTTTGAAGGTGACCCAGCATCTCACTCACAGCCTGGGGTCCAGCTGAAATCCAATACCTACGACCTGCAGGAGAGCAACGTCAACCTCAAGCTGACTATTGTGAGCACAGTAGGCTTTGGGGATCAGATCAATAAAGAGGACAG CTATAAGCCCATCGTTGAGTTCATTGATGCTCAGTTTGAAGCCTACCTGCAAGAAGAACTGAAGATAAAAAGGGTCTTGCACAATTACCATGACACCCGGATCCACGCTTGCTTGTACTTCATTGCTCCGACAGGCCACTCGCTGAAATCCCTGGACTTGGTAACAATGAAGAAGCTTGACAGCAAG GTGAACATCATTCCCATAATTGCCAAATCTGATGCCATTTCCAAGAGTGAGCTGaccaaatttaaaattaaaatcacaagTGAACTGGTCAGTAACGGGGTTCAGATCTACCAGTTCCCAACAGACGATGAATCCGTGGCGGAGATAAATGGGACAATGAAT GCCCACTTGCCGTTTGCAGTGATCGGGAGCACGGAGGAACTgaaaataggaaacaaaatgaTGAAAGCTCGTCAGTACCCCTGGGGCACAGTGCAGG TGGAGAATGAAGCTCACTGCGACTTTGTGAAGCTGCGGGAGATGCTGATCCGCGTGAACATGGAAGACCTTCGCGAACAGACCCACACACGCCACTATGAGTTGTACCGGCGATGTAAACTGGAAGAGATGGGTTTCAAGGACACCGATCCAGACAGCAAACCCTTCAG tttACAAGAAACTTACGAAGCCAAAAGAAATGAGTTCCTGGGggaactgcagaaaaaggaagaggcaatGAGGCAAATGTTTGTCCAAAGggtcaaggaaaaagaagcGGAGCTGAAGGAGGCTGAAAAAGAG CTGCACGAAAAGTTTGATCGCCTGAAGAAGTTAcatcaggatgaaaaaaagaagctagaGGATAAGAAGAAGTCTCTGGATGATGaagtaaatgcatttaaacaaaGGAAGACAGCAGCTGAATTGCTCCAATCTCAGGCTCAGCAGGCTGGAGGATCGCAAACTCTTAAAAgagataaggaaagaaaaaagtaa
- the SEPTIN6 gene encoding septin-6 isoform X4, with protein sequence MAAASEGGRQGEGCRTVPLSGHVGFDSLPDQLVNKSVNHGFCFNILCVGETGLGKSTLMDTLFNTKFEGDPASHSQPGVQLKSNTYDLQESNVNLKLTIVSTVGFGDQINKEDSYKPIVEFIDAQFEAYLQEELKIKRVLHNYHDTRIHACLYFIAPTGHSLKSLDLVTMKKLDSKVNIIPIIAKSDAISKSELTKFKIKITSELVSNGVQIYQFPTDDESVAEINGTMNAHLPFAVIGSTEELKIGNKMMKARQYPWGTVQVENEAHCDFVKLREMLIRVNMEDLREQTHTRHYELYRRCKLEEMGFKDTDPDSKPFSLQETYEAKRNEFLGELQKKEEAMRQMFVQRVKEKEAELKEAEKELHEKFDRLKKLHQDEKKKLEDKKKSLDDEVNAFKQRKTAAELLQSQAQQAGGSQTLKRDKERKKSLF encoded by the exons AT ggcggcggcctctGAGGGGGGTCGG cagGGTGAAGGCTGTCGTACTGTCCCGCTTTCTGGACACGTAGGATTTGACAGTTTGCCTGACCAGCTGGTTAATAAATCAGTTAATCATGGGTTTTGTTTCAACATCCTGTGTGTGG GGGAAACTGGCCTTGGTAAATCCACCCTTATGGACACGCTTTTCAACACCAAGTTTGAAGGTGACCCAGCATCTCACTCACAGCCTGGGGTCCAGCTGAAATCCAATACCTACGACCTGCAGGAGAGCAACGTCAACCTCAAGCTGACTATTGTGAGCACAGTAGGCTTTGGGGATCAGATCAATAAAGAGGACAG CTATAAGCCCATCGTTGAGTTCATTGATGCTCAGTTTGAAGCCTACCTGCAAGAAGAACTGAAGATAAAAAGGGTCTTGCACAATTACCATGACACCCGGATCCACGCTTGCTTGTACTTCATTGCTCCGACAGGCCACTCGCTGAAATCCCTGGACTTGGTAACAATGAAGAAGCTTGACAGCAAG GTGAACATCATTCCCATAATTGCCAAATCTGATGCCATTTCCAAGAGTGAGCTGaccaaatttaaaattaaaatcacaagTGAACTGGTCAGTAACGGGGTTCAGATCTACCAGTTCCCAACAGACGATGAATCCGTGGCGGAGATAAATGGGACAATGAAT GCCCACTTGCCGTTTGCAGTGATCGGGAGCACGGAGGAACTgaaaataggaaacaaaatgaTGAAAGCTCGTCAGTACCCCTGGGGCACAGTGCAGG TGGAGAATGAAGCTCACTGCGACTTTGTGAAGCTGCGGGAGATGCTGATCCGCGTGAACATGGAAGACCTTCGCGAACAGACCCACACACGCCACTATGAGTTGTACCGGCGATGTAAACTGGAAGAGATGGGTTTCAAGGACACCGATCCAGACAGCAAACCCTTCAG tttACAAGAAACTTACGAAGCCAAAAGAAATGAGTTCCTGGGggaactgcagaaaaaggaagaggcaatGAGGCAAATGTTTGTCCAAAGggtcaaggaaaaagaagcGGAGCTGAAGGAGGCTGAAAAAGAG CTGCACGAAAAGTTTGATCGCCTGAAGAAGTTAcatcaggatgaaaaaaagaagctagaGGATAAGAAGAAGTCTCTGGATGATGaagtaaatgcatttaaacaaaGGAAGACAGCAGCTGAATTGCTCCAATCTCAGGCTCAGCAGGCTGGAGGATCGCAAACTCTTAAAAgagataaggaaagaaaaaa gtcACTCTTTTAA
- the SEPTIN6 gene encoding septin-6 isoform X1: MAAASEGGRQGEGCRTVPLSGHVGFDSLPDQLVNKSVNHGFCFNILCVGETGLGKSTLMDTLFNTKFEGDPASHSQPGVQLKSNTYDLQESNVNLKLTIVSTVGFGDQINKEDSYKPIVEFIDAQFEAYLQEELKIKRVLHNYHDTRIHACLYFIAPTGHSLKSLDLVTMKKLDSKVNIIPIIAKSDAISKSELTKFKIKITSELVSNGVQIYQFPTDDESVAEINGTMNAHLPFAVIGSTEELKIGNKMMKARQYPWGTVQVENEAHCDFVKLREMLIRVNMEDLREQTHTRHYELYRRCKLEEMGFKDTDPDSKPFSLQETYEAKRNEFLGELQKKEEAMRQMFVQRVKEKEAELKEAEKELHEKFDRLKKLHQDEKKKLEDKKKSLDDEVNAFKQRKTAAELLQSQAQQAGGSQTLKRDKERKKLACCDPDPSVALCAG; the protein is encoded by the exons AT ggcggcggcctctGAGGGGGGTCGG cagGGTGAAGGCTGTCGTACTGTCCCGCTTTCTGGACACGTAGGATTTGACAGTTTGCCTGACCAGCTGGTTAATAAATCAGTTAATCATGGGTTTTGTTTCAACATCCTGTGTGTGG GGGAAACTGGCCTTGGTAAATCCACCCTTATGGACACGCTTTTCAACACCAAGTTTGAAGGTGACCCAGCATCTCACTCACAGCCTGGGGTCCAGCTGAAATCCAATACCTACGACCTGCAGGAGAGCAACGTCAACCTCAAGCTGACTATTGTGAGCACAGTAGGCTTTGGGGATCAGATCAATAAAGAGGACAG CTATAAGCCCATCGTTGAGTTCATTGATGCTCAGTTTGAAGCCTACCTGCAAGAAGAACTGAAGATAAAAAGGGTCTTGCACAATTACCATGACACCCGGATCCACGCTTGCTTGTACTTCATTGCTCCGACAGGCCACTCGCTGAAATCCCTGGACTTGGTAACAATGAAGAAGCTTGACAGCAAG GTGAACATCATTCCCATAATTGCCAAATCTGATGCCATTTCCAAGAGTGAGCTGaccaaatttaaaattaaaatcacaagTGAACTGGTCAGTAACGGGGTTCAGATCTACCAGTTCCCAACAGACGATGAATCCGTGGCGGAGATAAATGGGACAATGAAT GCCCACTTGCCGTTTGCAGTGATCGGGAGCACGGAGGAACTgaaaataggaaacaaaatgaTGAAAGCTCGTCAGTACCCCTGGGGCACAGTGCAGG TGGAGAATGAAGCTCACTGCGACTTTGTGAAGCTGCGGGAGATGCTGATCCGCGTGAACATGGAAGACCTTCGCGAACAGACCCACACACGCCACTATGAGTTGTACCGGCGATGTAAACTGGAAGAGATGGGTTTCAAGGACACCGATCCAGACAGCAAACCCTTCAG tttACAAGAAACTTACGAAGCCAAAAGAAATGAGTTCCTGGGggaactgcagaaaaaggaagaggcaatGAGGCAAATGTTTGTCCAAAGggtcaaggaaaaagaagcGGAGCTGAAGGAGGCTGAAAAAGAG CTGCACGAAAAGTTTGATCGCCTGAAGAAGTTAcatcaggatgaaaaaaagaagctagaGGATAAGAAGAAGTCTCTGGATGATGaagtaaatgcatttaaacaaaGGAAGACAGCAGCTGAATTGCTCCAATCTCAGGCTCAGCAGGCTGGAGGATCGCAAACTCTTAAAAgagataaggaaagaaaaaa actTGCTTGTTGTGACCCTGATCCGTCAGTCGCACTGTGTGCAGGCTAA
- the SEPTIN6 gene encoding septin-6 isoform X7 has translation MAAASEGGRQGEGCRTVPLSGHVGFDSLPDQLVNKSVNHGFCFNILCVGETGLGKSTLMDTLFNTKFEGDPASHSQPGVQLKSNTYDLQESNVNLKLTIVSTVGFGDQINKEDSYKPIVEFIDAQFEAYLQEELKIKRVLHNYHDTRIHACLYFIAPTGHSLKSLDLVTMKKLDSKVNIIPIIAKSDAISKSELTKFKIKITSELVSNGVQIYQFPTDDESVAEINGTMNAHLPFAVIGSTEELKIGNKMMKARQYPWGTVQVENEAHCDFVKLREMLIRVNMEDLREQTHTRHYELYRRCKLEEMGFKDTDPDSKPFSLQETYEAKRNEFLGELQKKEEAMRQMFVQRVKEKEAELKEAEKELHEKFDRLKKLHQDEKKKLEDKKKSLDDEVNAFKQRKTAAELLQSQAQQAGGSQTLKRDKERKN, from the exons AT ggcggcggcctctGAGGGGGGTCGG cagGGTGAAGGCTGTCGTACTGTCCCGCTTTCTGGACACGTAGGATTTGACAGTTTGCCTGACCAGCTGGTTAATAAATCAGTTAATCATGGGTTTTGTTTCAACATCCTGTGTGTGG GGGAAACTGGCCTTGGTAAATCCACCCTTATGGACACGCTTTTCAACACCAAGTTTGAAGGTGACCCAGCATCTCACTCACAGCCTGGGGTCCAGCTGAAATCCAATACCTACGACCTGCAGGAGAGCAACGTCAACCTCAAGCTGACTATTGTGAGCACAGTAGGCTTTGGGGATCAGATCAATAAAGAGGACAG CTATAAGCCCATCGTTGAGTTCATTGATGCTCAGTTTGAAGCCTACCTGCAAGAAGAACTGAAGATAAAAAGGGTCTTGCACAATTACCATGACACCCGGATCCACGCTTGCTTGTACTTCATTGCTCCGACAGGCCACTCGCTGAAATCCCTGGACTTGGTAACAATGAAGAAGCTTGACAGCAAG GTGAACATCATTCCCATAATTGCCAAATCTGATGCCATTTCCAAGAGTGAGCTGaccaaatttaaaattaaaatcacaagTGAACTGGTCAGTAACGGGGTTCAGATCTACCAGTTCCCAACAGACGATGAATCCGTGGCGGAGATAAATGGGACAATGAAT GCCCACTTGCCGTTTGCAGTGATCGGGAGCACGGAGGAACTgaaaataggaaacaaaatgaTGAAAGCTCGTCAGTACCCCTGGGGCACAGTGCAGG TGGAGAATGAAGCTCACTGCGACTTTGTGAAGCTGCGGGAGATGCTGATCCGCGTGAACATGGAAGACCTTCGCGAACAGACCCACACACGCCACTATGAGTTGTACCGGCGATGTAAACTGGAAGAGATGGGTTTCAAGGACACCGATCCAGACAGCAAACCCTTCAG tttACAAGAAACTTACGAAGCCAAAAGAAATGAGTTCCTGGGggaactgcagaaaaaggaagaggcaatGAGGCAAATGTTTGTCCAAAGggtcaaggaaaaagaagcGGAGCTGAAGGAGGCTGAAAAAGAG CTGCACGAAAAGTTTGATCGCCTGAAGAAGTTAcatcaggatgaaaaaaagaagctagaGGATAAGAAGAAGTCTCTGGATGATGaagtaaatgcatttaaacaaaGGAAGACAGCAGCTGAATTGCTCCAATCTCAGGCTCAGCAGGCTGGAGGATCGCAAACTCTTAAAAgagataaggaaagaaaaaa TTAG